The region GCTCATGCGGCCGGGTTGGATGTTGCCGGGTTGTGCTTCCACGTGGGCAGCCAATCTATCGGTAATGACGCTTACCTTGACGCGCTTAAAATTTGCCGTAAGGTTTTTGACGCTGCCGCCTGCCGGGGCCTTAACCTCCGGATACTTGACATTGGCGGCGGGTTCCCCATTCCGACGCTAACTGAACAACCTGATGTTGCGGCGATGGCTGCCGGCATTTTTAAGACAATAAAGCAATACTTTCCTGACACTGAAATTTGGGCCGAGCCCGGCCGGTATATCTGCGGCACGGCGGTTAACCTCATTACCCAGGTTATTGGCACAAAAGTGCGTAATAACCAGCAATGGTATTTTCTTGACGACGGTTTGTACGGCACGTTCTCCGGCGTTATTTTTGACCATTGGGATTTTGAACTTGAGACTTTCAAGACGGGCAAGCGAATTCAGGCTACTTTCGCCGGTCCGAGCTGTGATTCTCTTGACATTATGTTCCGGGATAAACCAACTGTGCCGCTGGAAATTGGCGACTTAATCCTGGTGCCTAATTGTGGCGCCTACACTTCAGCTTCAGCCACAGTATTCAATGGCTTCGCCAAAACACCGATTGTTGTTTGGGAAGAGGTTTATGAGGTAATCAAGGCTAAACTCGAACTGGCAACAGCCGGGTAACTGAATATCAGGTATTGAGTAAAGGGGCTGCCGTCTGTGTGAAAACTACGGGGCCCTTTATTTGGGTGGGGTCAGTATTTTAGGGTATTTTTTAGATTTCGTGCATAGTACTGGTATTTATAGATTAGTTTGTCCAATCTACGACTTAAACGCATAATATCAGGATGGGACAAGCTCATGGTTTCTGCTCGCCTATGTAATTTTTCCCGCAATACTTCAATTTTTTCAGACAGTCTTACCAAAGTCTTGTCCATCGTAATCACCCCTTTTGATACATATTTTACCATGATGGTATTTATGGCACTATGATCGAAATCACACGGAGCGGCTGCAAATATCACAGTATTTATTGAAATTATGATGATAGTAAAGGAGTGATATCTCGGTAATCATAAAAAAAGGGGCTATCTGCTATGAAACAGATTAGTCCCTATCATT is a window of Sporomusaceae bacterium ACPt DNA encoding:
- the ldc gene encoding Lysine/ornithine decarboxylase translates to MKYFRLSQDAVKALADTYSTPLLVLSLEQIELNYNLLAENLPDVKIYYAVKANPDERIIRKLNALGGYFDVASDGEMRLLNQLGIDSERMVYANPVKTAGGLNVARAIGVNKFTFDSESEIDKMAAAIPGGTVLLRIRVDNPRALVDLNKKFGAHPDEALDLLTKAHAAGLDVAGLCFHVGSQSIGNDAYLDALKICRKVFDAAACRGLNLRILDIGGGFPIPTLTEQPDVAAMAAGIFKTIKQYFPDTEIWAEPGRYICGTAVNLITQVIGTKVRNNQQWYFLDDGLYGTFSGVIFDHWDFELETFKTGKRIQATFAGPSCDSLDIMFRDKPTVPLEIGDLILVPNCGAYTSASATVFNGFAKTPIVVWEEVYEVIKAKLELATAG